In Chloroflexota bacterium, the genomic stretch TATCGGTCGCCAATTCGTCGGAGTTCACCGAGGGTGACCCGTTCCTCGAGCACCAGAGCTACCAGATCCCGTTCCGCGCGTCCCACTCGTTGCCAATCCCTGGCGCCGACGAGATGCGCACGGCCCTGTCACAATTCTTGCCCGACGTCATGGCAGGCAACATTACCATCCAAGAGGGCCTGGCAAACGTCGATCAGGAGTGGAACAATATCATCGCCAAGTGGCAGGAGCTTGTGGGCGGCTGGTAGAGCGCGTAAGTTGGCTAAGCGGCTACGGCCGCTTAGCCAACACGGCACTCGTGTAAAGCCATGCTCTCGGCCCGGCTGCCCGGGACTGCGGCGTGGAGCGACTATTGAGTACTACGGGCGATAATTGGCATGTGCAAGTGTCTGGATACGCAGCAGCCCGGTTTGCGGAACGTGAGAAAGCGCTAGTGCCGTGATTATTGACGTCCACGTGCACCCGCACGTATCTCGCCGCTTGGACGACTTTGCCGATTTGATTGCCATTGCCGAGCAATTCGATGTGCAACTCGTCACATATTCCGTCCGCCCGGTCACGGCCGCCAACAACCATGAGTACCCGTCGCCGGAGAACATTCGCGCTTGTAACGATCAGACGCGCATTTTGATGGAGCGCTATCCTGACCGCGTGCACGGGTTTGCCTACGTCAATCCCGGTCACGCGCAGGAGGCATGCGAGGAACTCGATTTCCGGCTGCGAGAGCAACACTTCGTGGGCCTCAAGCTGTGGGTGGCGGTGCCGTGCATTGACCCGCGTCTCGATGAACTCATGGAAATCTGCGCCCACTACCGCGTGCCTGCGCTCCAGCACACGTGGCAGAAGGTGAACGGACAGAAGACAGGGGAATCGCCACCAGCCATGGTGGCCGCGCTGGCCGAGCGCCATCCGCGCACGACGATCATCGCGGCCCATGCCGGTGGCGACTACGAATATGGGGCGAAGGTCTTTCGCTCGTGCGAGAATGTCTTGCTCGATATCGGCGGCAACGAGTGCAACGCGGGCTATGTGGAAATTCTGGTGAATCACGTCGGCGCCGACCGTGTGATCTTTGGCACCGACATGCCCGGCAGATCATTTACTTCGCAATTGGCCAAGGTACTGGGCACTGAATTGTCGGAAGCGGACAAAGAGAAGATTCTCTTTGGCAACATGGCGCGCGTCCTGGCGGAAACGAAAACGATTGGTGATCCATCGTACTTTGCAGCGTATAGTTAACCTTGGTGCTGTGGGATTCTCTACCACGAGAATGCAGCCAGTCAGCCTGGCAATTCGCCAAGCAGAAGGCCGTGAAGAAGAGCTCAAGTACCCTAGATTTCTCGCTGCGCTCGAAATGACATAGAGAGCAAATGTAGGGATCTAAGTCGGAATACTCAAATGCCAATCATCGACGTGCATGTCCACACCGACGTCGGCAAGTCGCTGGCCGACTTTGCGGTACAGATCGCGATAGCGGAGCAATTCGATGCTGTGCTCGTGACGTATGCGATTCGTCCGGTGGCAGACGCTTCCCGCTACTCGTTCCCGACTGCGGAGTTCTGCGCACGGTCCAACGACGAAACGTACGAGCTCATGCAGCGCTATCCTGAGCGTGTGCGCGGTTTCTGCTACGTGAATCCTTGCCACGCTGATGCCGCGGCGGCGGAATTGGAGAGGCGGCTTGATACACAAGGTTTTGTAGGACTAAAGCTGTGGCACGCGGTGCCGTGCGACGATCCGCGGGTTGACCGTCTGGTGGAAATCTGCGCGCACTATCGTGTTCCCGC encodes the following:
- a CDS encoding amidohydrolase family protein is translated as MIIDVHVHPHVSRRLDDFADLIAIAEQFDVQLVTYSVRPVTAANNHEYPSPENIRACNDQTRILMERYPDRVHGFAYVNPGHAQEACEELDFRLREQHFVGLKLWVAVPCIDPRLDELMEICAHYRVPALQHTWQKVNGQKTGESPPAMVAALAERHPRTTIIAAHAGGDYEYGAKVFRSCENVLLDIGGNECNAGYVEILVNHVGADRVIFGTDMPGRSFTSQLAKVLGTELSEADKEKILFGNMARVLAETKTIGDPSYFAAYS